A DNA window from Deltaproteobacteria bacterium contains the following coding sequences:
- a CDS encoding ABC transporter ATP-binding protein → MLEIQDIHTYYDTSYILQGVSLKLEEREVVGLFGRNGAGKTTTVKSIMGIPSPQRGSIKYKGEEISRLASFQIARKGIGYVPQGRMIFTEFTVKENLEIVARNLKRKGVWNLKSILELFPLLERLQKRMGNQLSGGEQQLLAVARTLMGNPELMILDEPTEGLAPLIVASLMEAIQTLKSSGITVLLAEQNIFSAIKVSDRVYVLDEGKIVFSGSSREFTENQQIAREHLLV, encoded by the coding sequence ATGTTGGAAATCCAAGATATTCATACTTACTATGATACCAGTTACATTCTGCAAGGTGTTTCATTAAAGTTGGAAGAGAGGGAGGTCGTTGGTCTATTCGGAAGGAATGGGGCAGGCAAAACAACTACAGTTAAAAGCATCATGGGTATACCGTCTCCACAGAGAGGGAGTATAAAATATAAAGGGGAAGAGATAAGCAGACTCGCCTCATTTCAAATCGCCCGAAAAGGAATAGGCTATGTGCCTCAGGGGCGGATGATATTTACTGAATTCACGGTAAAAGAGAATTTAGAGATAGTCGCCAGGAACCTGAAAAGAAAGGGAGTTTGGAATTTAAAATCAATACTTGAACTCTTCCCGCTACTGGAAAGGCTCCAGAAAAGGATGGGCAACCAGTTAAGCGGTGGCGAACAGCAGCTTCTCGCTGTTGCCCGGACATTGATGGGAAATCCGGAGCTAATGATTTTAGATGAGCCGACAGAAGGTTTAGCCCCGCTGATCGTAGCTTCGTTGATGGAGGCCATCCAGACTTTAAAAAGTTCAGGCATAACTGTGCTATTAGCGGAACAAAACATATTTTCCGCCATTAAAGTCTCGGATAGAGTATATGTTCTGGATGAAGGGAAAATCGTCTTTTCCGGAAGCAGTCGCGAGTTTACCGAGAACCAGCAAATTGCCAGGGAACATCTTTTAGTTTGA
- a CDS encoding branched-chain amino acid ABC transporter permease has protein sequence MKKILSQSRFLLLTFCLLLILFLLFPKFLSSYHIYLLCEVMVTSLLAYAFFFMLAYGGLINFGISAYYGVGAYTVAILLTNGITRGFWLSFFSGMAMAALLAVIIGWLCARRKGIYFALLTLAFSETVHAIIFKWRTLTGGDDGIPNVPRPPVDLVFVEVGLKSINNFYYLILIILLITLLLIWVLANSNFGYTLRCIRDNPERASFIGLNVQREVWIAFIISGIIAGLAGGLRAILGEIANPDLVSWMSAFEVLLALMIGGINAFTGPFFGTLIYVFLKSYLISLWGNWLIVMGILLILSVMIFRSGVMGFISEKLRRPL, from the coding sequence ATGAAAAAGATCCTAAGCCAGAGTCGATTCTTGCTTTTAACCTTTTGTCTGCTCCTCATCCTGTTTTTATTGTTCCCGAAATTTTTAAGTTCCTACCATATCTATCTTCTTTGTGAAGTAATGGTCACAAGCCTTCTGGCTTATGCTTTTTTCTTTATGCTGGCCTATGGAGGCTTAATCAATTTCGGGATATCAGCCTACTACGGAGTGGGGGCCTATACCGTAGCCATTCTTCTCACTAATGGGATAACGCGTGGTTTTTGGTTGAGCTTTTTCAGTGGAATGGCCATGGCAGCCTTATTGGCTGTGATCATTGGCTGGCTCTGTGCCAGAAGGAAAGGAATCTATTTTGCCCTGCTGACTCTTGCCTTTTCAGAAACTGTCCACGCTATTATCTTCAAATGGAGAACCCTGACGGGGGGGGATGATGGCATACCCAATGTGCCCAGACCCCCGGTTGATCTGGTTTTTGTCGAGGTAGGCCTGAAGTCCATAAACAATTTCTACTATTTGATCCTGATCATCCTCCTGATAACCCTTCTTTTGATATGGGTACTGGCCAACTCCAACTTCGGTTATACCTTGAGATGCATCCGTGATAATCCGGAAAGAGCCTCTTTCATAGGTCTAAACGTGCAAAGGGAGGTCTGGATCGCCTTTATCATTTCCGGTATAATCGCCGGTCTGGCAGGAGGGCTTCGAGCCATTCTGGGGGAAATAGCCAATCCCGACCTGGTCTCATGGATGAGTGCCTTTGAAGTCCTGTTAGCCCTGATGATAGGCGGCATTAATGCCTTTACTGGCCCATTTTTTGGCACCTTAATCTATGTGTTCCTGAAGTCTTACCTGATATCTCTCTGGGGGAATTGGTTAATCGTGATGGGCATTCTTCTCATACTGTCCGTAATGATTTTTCGAAGTGGGGTTATGGGATTTATCTCTGAAAAACTTAGGAGACCGCTGTGA
- a CDS encoding ABC transporter ATP-binding protein, whose product MNQVLFKTEGLVKRFGSLPALSGISLSIGRGELCALIGPNGSGKTTFFNVVTGKFKPDGGRVFFDGQDISGWPPECVLPLAMARGFQVANLFPQLSVFENVMVPIIRRHKRHNRFFTQAKRQKNIAEEAMDVLHSIGMEKLETRRAASLSHGDRKRLDMGIALAWQPKLLLLDEPTAGLSPEETQSMVQLIKQLHAKKGLSILFTEHNMEVVFSISQKITVLQMGRVIAEGKPEEVRENSAVIDAYLGRQT is encoded by the coding sequence GTGAACCAGGTACTCTTTAAGACCGAGGGGCTGGTTAAGCGTTTCGGCAGTCTACCTGCCTTAAGCGGGATTAGTCTTTCCATTGGAAGAGGAGAGCTATGCGCCTTAATCGGTCCCAATGGCTCCGGAAAAACCACCTTCTTCAACGTGGTTACAGGTAAGTTCAAGCCTGACGGAGGCAGAGTCTTCTTCGATGGACAGGACATCTCTGGTTGGCCGCCGGAATGTGTATTGCCCTTGGCGATGGCTCGAGGCTTCCAGGTAGCGAACCTGTTCCCCCAACTGTCGGTTTTTGAGAATGTTATGGTTCCCATTATCAGACGACATAAAAGGCACAATCGATTCTTTACTCAGGCCAAGCGACAGAAGAATATCGCCGAAGAAGCAATGGATGTGCTGCATAGTATAGGGATGGAAAAACTCGAAACGCGCCGAGCAGCATCGCTAAGCCATGGCGACAGAAAAAGACTTGACATGGGTATTGCACTGGCCTGGCAGCCAAAACTACTGCTCTTAGATGAGCCTACGGCCGGTCTTTCTCCGGAAGAGACCCAGAGTATGGTTCAATTAATAAAGCAGCTCCATGCAAAAAAAGGGTTATCTATATTATTCACTGAACACAATATGGAGGTTGTTTTCAGCATATCACAGAAAATTACTGTTCTTCAAATGGGGAGGGTAATCGCCGAGGGGAAACCGGAAGAGGTAAGAGAAAATAGTGCGGTGATTGATGCTTACCTTGGGAGACAAACATGA